Within the Syngnathoides biaculeatus isolate LvHL_M chromosome 13, ASM1980259v1, whole genome shotgun sequence genome, the region GCGCACGCCTACAAGTCGCGTGACCGCCTCTTGTCCGTTTCAGACCAAAGTACCCGACGGAAACCACAGAAGAAGAGAGCGCCATGGCCGACCACGCCGAGCTGACGCTTTGCCAAACGGACGGCGTCGTCGTACGTTTCTTTGGCCTTTTTTCGAGTATATATTATTTAGTCTCAATTTtcgcttttcattttcattctttgATGTTGCTTGTTTTTCGCTAATCACGTTTGCGCATCTCcaggaagacgacgacgacgacgactacgaggaggaggacgagaacCCGCCGGACTTGGAGCCGCCGACCCCGCGCAGCACCCTCAAAGTGAGCCGCCGGCACGTTTCACCGTCGCCAGCGAGGACCGCTCGGAACCGCGCGTCTCGCGTTGTGCCGACAGGAAGCGGCGCCGACCAAACCCGAGGGCATCCTGCGCACTACGGTGGACGCGGCCGCGTGGAACTTGGAGGTCGAAAGGGTCCTGCCCGTCCTCAAGGTTACCATCAGGACCGACAACAAGGTGCGCCCCCAAAATgatgtcgtcccccccccccccccccccggacctCCGACTCAAAAAACCTTCCAGTTTTTTGTCGCCACaccctttcaaaataaagtgtGCGACTCAAGATATTACACGCAATATTGAGCTCATTCTGATTTTTAAttcaggaacattttttttccaactgagtTTTCAAATTCGACGTCGACATTTATCTAAATTTCCTTCACAATTTGCACTTTGCAGTTcctttttttgattgattgatgctGTGGTCTGGGCAGGACTGGAGAGTCCACGTGGACCAGATGCACCGGCACCAGGACGGAATCAAGTCTTCGCTCCGTGAGGCGAAGGTGCGTTCACGGACTTTTCCACTTCCCCTTCGCCTTCAGTTGCAAATTTAGGGCGCAAGAGCGTCACCGCcgtttccctttttttatttattatatatatatatatatatacacatttttttttttaaccatccgtACAAGGGTGACCACAATAATCAAACAGGTTACGATgattttgataattttttttttttttttgcctgttagTCTACGATTGTCTTTTCAAAATAATCTgaattttcttctcttttttttccccaaagcagGACTTGATTTGATTTAGTTTTCCTGCTTCGATATTTTGGTAGAAATGTTGAAGATTGTTTTCcacagtaaaagaaaatgtttgcaaatatctttttttgggggattcAGCAAAAAACGAGAGAAAAATAAGATATTCTGTTGTGTCGACGGGCTGAAATTGTGACAGCAGTCGATCGATTGTTGTTCAGCGCGTCTTTCGTTTCAATGTTGGCAGAAGCGGATCCGCATGACTTTTAACCTTGgccgcagatttttttttgaaccGTGACGGTGATGGGCAAACGCGACCGGTCGCCGGGCGAAAGGGACGGCCGTCGGCCTTTTCCCGCCGGTGCCGGTTCGGGTCAGCCGCTGTGTTCTTGTGTCTCGGCCGCGTTCAGGGCTTCTTGGAAAAGCTGCAGGATGACATCAGCAGGACTTTGGAGAAGGCGTCCAGTCGCGAGAAGTACGTCAACAAGCAGCTGGAAGGCGTCATCGCCCAACATGGCGAAGCCCGCGACAAACTCAGCGAGGTTCAACCGcgcccctgccgccatcttctcttcctcttttcctacTTGGCGTCTGATTGTGGTCGTTCCGGTCTTCCGGCAGGTCCAGGAGCGCTACCGACACGCCAGCGGCGGCGTGGCCCAGAGGACGCGACTCCTGGCGGAGGTCAGTGAAGGCATCGCGTCTTTGCCTGACGGGGGGAcggacttgggggggggggggggggggtctcggtAACCAGCGCAAAGGCGGGAGCAGTCGGAATGGGACGTGCGGCGAAAACCTCGAAAGCTTGAgcggaaaggaaaggaatcGGCTTCCGTGACGCCGTTGCGCTTGCGACCTTTCAGCTGAGCGAGGAGTTGGAGAAGGTCAAGCAGGAGATGGAGGAGCGCGGCAGCAGCGTGTCGGACGCAGGTGAGGCCGCTCGCCGGCGTTTTCTGCCGTCGCTGACGCGCTCGGTTCTTGTTGGCCCTCAGCGGCGCTGGTGAAGATCAAGCAGAGCGTGACCAAACTCAAGCAGGAGACGGCCCGGATGGACGTGCGCGCGGGCGTCGTGCGCCACGTGCTGCTGCAGGCCAAACTCAAGCGCAAGTCCAACCTGATGAGCGCCGACGCCACGCAAACCTTCGCCTAAGCCACGTTTCCTTCCCTTCTCCAGCTCGTTTTGGGAAGTTCCAAAAAGTGCGCCTCGAATGGAGTCAAGTGAGAGCGACTGagtaacaaaaaggaaaaaccgCCAGTGGTGTGGCGGCGACACGAGGACCAAACTTTTCGACCCTTTTGAGCTCAAAACTCGTCTTTGGGGTCAGACCGCGGGAGGGGTCGAGGCTACCCGACAAGCTGGCGTAAGGGCAGGCGGGGGCTGCGTTGGCCCCTCGTGACCTGCCCAAAGCTCACTCAAAAGATGCAAGTCatttcgtggggggggggggggttaaaatcTTCATTACTACGACAACagtcgctcgctctctctctctctctccgaatCATCTCTTTCCATAGTCCAAGGGGCGTCGCGTCGTCCCTACGACGTCCACGTTGCCTACGTCCGGGTTTGGACGTCATATCGTTGCCAACTTTAGAGGCTTTCAAAGacgatttttaaaatgtgagcgGTCCAAAGTACAGATAATTGTTTCAAATGGGAGCGAGTCAAAGGGAAAAGTCATCCCAAAAAATTTACAGGAAGTACCTTGTTACTGCCCACCTCTGACAGGGCAGATTGGTCGTTTCGGGAAGGCGGAAGCGAAAACGTGATAAGTTGTTGACAACTTCGTGTTGtgtctgtcattaaaaaaaataatcacgttAACAAGATGGCTGTTTATTGTCAAAAtggtccgggggggggggggggggcagaaccAGAACAAAAGCAGCCGGGGGGACCCGTTTGGCCGTCAAGCTGAAGCAATCAAAAAACACGCGCAGCCGAGAATATACGTTGCATACGCAAAAAAAGGCACTCGAGTGTCTTTGGGTGGTTGACGTGTCAGCGGAGTCTCGgaacgaaaaacaaaaaaaaaaaaaactcagaaaacTTGCGCGTGGTGACCTTTGACAGCGGGCAAACTGAGGCGACGCGCTCACGTCTTGACGTCGTTCAAAAACACTTTGAAAGGTTGTCTGCTTCTCAAAAAGACGCAATCATTGGCATCTCGCttatgaggaaaaaagttcCAAATAAAGAAAATTGTGATTTGCCGATTGACGGTCAAAGTTTTAGCGTTAGCACGCCGCCGCGGAGTGCCTCGCGCTTTGACGTCGTTGCCGTCTTAAAAGTGGAATGTACCTTGAAACGGACCGCGGGGGTGCTGCCGGTGGCCCATCTTTTGCTCAACAAACTTGAAATGTTGGAGACCACGACAGCTTATTTCCATCTTTTGGTGTCCATTCATCTGAAAGTCACTCACGCAAAGGAAAGCTGCTTTTAGCGCTGGTGAGAAAGTTCCAAAAGTGTTCCGAGCTCTCACCGGGCGCCGCAGTGGCTGCCGAGCGACTGACAGTTGCTGTAGCGCTTCTTCACCATCGTGCTGACGTAGGCCTTCATCAGCTTGGCGATGTCCGCCACCTGCACCGCGGCCGCAGGAAACGGCAAGAGGAAGACGGCGTTAGCGACGCCTTTCCAGCCCTCGCTCAACCTGGCTCGGGGTTACTCGACGGACTCGCTTCGGTGAGTCGACGGGGGCGCCGCGCTCGCTACGTCTGGCAAACGTCGGTCGACCGCGAGCGTATGCAAGTGAAGTGAGATTAGTTTTTGCTCACCATGAGAGTCTGGAAGACGAGCTGACGGCCGTCCACGACGATCTTGTAGGTGTTGGCGAGCGGCGCGCCGAAGGAGCGGACGCGCTCGTAGGGGAAAACCTCCAGAGGCCACTGCTCGCCGCGCTTGTACACGGAGACGGCGTGTCGACTCACGCCCAGCCACAACTCGCACGGGAAGGATCCGTCCCGGCACTTCAGTCGCcgcgcaaaaaaataaaaaaaaaatgcacgattAGGCCAAACCGCGTGTGGGCGTCCGGCGCAGTACCGCTTTCGGCCACGACTTCCCCGGCAGCATCGAGCTCCAACGGAAGACGTGCGGCGTAATTAAGAGCGACAAAGGGTTGGACCAGAACCAGCGAATGTCGTTGGATCCTCTGCTTGGATTTCTTGCTGCTCTTTTCGAGGTTTACGATTAACGTAGCATCGAAGCTAGCTTCCACGATCACATCAATCTACCTTAGAATCAAAATCGGGATCAGCGGGACCGACATCCGTCCGTCCTATGGACCGGGAAAAATAGCGCGTTaaaatattactattatttcTTAACCCAGAAATGACTGAATAagctgcaataaaacccacaaGCGCTCTcggcgtttgttttttttgactgaaAATTTGTCTGTGAAGAAATGAAGAagacaccttcttcttcttctttggtttaGTTTGTCCAATTCCTTGGCTGTTGTCACATACTTGGCCgtcaaagctgattctgattctgatctgcTTTTACTTCACTTTAGTTAATCATCAATCGGGAGTGCAGGGACTGAACCCGAATATATTTGGAAGTCAatctggggaaaaataaaaaagttctCATTCTGACTGAAGGGGCGGAGACATTTTTCCTGTATTTGCGGATTAATTGAAAAGATATCCAATCGGTGACTCGATCAGCAGAATGACGGTCAGTTGCATCAGTCGACCGTGACGATTCCTCGCCCCCCCCCTCGGGTTCTCACCTCCACGTTGAAGAGCGTGGCGCCGTACCCGGGCCACTCCCTGACCCGCGCCATGTACTCTTGCATGGCCCGGTCCGGCGCGACGCCGCGCAGCTCGCTCCACTTGTCCAGCACGCCGGCGCGGacggccgccgcctcctcctcgtccgTCGTCGGGACCTCCGGGGCGGCGTCGGGCTCCCGGCGGAAACTGCGCCTCAGCGTTCCCTCCAGGAAGCCGGAACGCTTGCGCTCCGGCGCCCCCGGGCGGCGGCCGCGCCCCCGCAGGCGGACCGCGGGGAACACCTGCGACAATTCCGGCACGGCGGCCCGCGGGCTTCGGTCTCCCAGGAGGTACTGAAGCCGCAACGCCGACAGCAACTGAAGAGTCTCCTCCGGCGCCGGATACTGACCGCGGATCACCGCTTCGTGGGcctcaagaaaaacaaacaaacaaacttcatGATGAATACTGAGCGAGGCTGCAAACCATTTCAGTCAATTGTCATCTTTTGGAAGGATCATTTTTGGCTGTTGCGGTGCAACGCAGACTCTCTGGACCCCCCCCCGTGGTTACCTGTTCAAACATGAAGGCAAACTCCACGCCGTCTTTGGGCACGTTGTCCACGTCCAAGAAACAGTAAAGTTTGAAGTAGAACTTCCAGCCCGCGCTGCCCCCTTCAGGACTGGAAGACAACCTGCAGgaagtgaacttttttttttttttttcaacgacaGCGCAACACGAACAAAGAACGAGCGCGACGCATTTCCAAGCTGACTTTTCAAACTTGGCCAGCACGTCGGCGACGACGGTGCGGCTCTCGATGGCTTTCTCCTCCGCCACCGccgcgccgtcgtcgtcgttgcGCTCGAACAGCGCGAACGAGTTCCTGCTGTCCTCCATGGCCAGACCGCGCAGCAGCTTCTCCACCACCTGACGGACAGAAGAAGAAatcgggtggaaaaaaaagtcaacacgcGTAACGTTTGGGTTCGCCACCGCAGCGACGGCGGCTCACCTCCCCGGCTGTGGTGTGCGAGTCGAAGGTGATCTGGCAGCGGCCTCCGCCGTGGCAGTGCACCGTGGCGCTCATTTCCCGCCGAGCCGCCACCGCCCGGATTTCCTCTCGCGACGGGACGTACTCCCGCCTGCGGGTCTTCTTCAAGGCGTCCAGGGCGAAGGCGGCGTAGCGCTCCGTCTCCGTGCCGGGGAAGGCCTCTCGGGTCCTGCGGACGGACGTTTGACCTTTAGTCGTTTTAATGTTGGGGGCCCCGGACCGATCTCTGGGGGATGCCAGAGAACGGGATGCGGGtgaaaaaggggaaaaaggCCAACGTTGCAAGTGAGACGTGAACGACGGAGACAACATTTGGAACGAGGAAAAgtaaaaagggggaggggggcacctCTTGAGGTGGAGCTTGACGTACGCCAGGACGCCCCTCGCGGGCAGGAAGGCGCAGGCGGCGCACGCCAGCGCGCTCCAGCGGGCCGCCTCGCCCGGGCCACCGGGCCGAGTCGTCTGCTTGACCAGCTGGCAGTAGATCTCGTCCCGGAGGGCTCGCAGCTCCTGCCCCGCCCTCAGGACGTCCTGGATGACGGGCGCCGGGTCGGCCGCGCCCTCCAGCCGCAGCAGCCGCTCGAAGGCCTTCAGCGCCTCCTCCCGCAGGCCGCCGCCGTCCGACGTCCCGCCCCTCTGCCCTGGAGGACggccaaaaaacaaagaaaaacggtaagGCCGGGGTTGGCGCGGGCGACGGACGCGCCACCCGCGGGCACGTACCGGCGAGGTGGGCGTCGCCGTAGGGCAGCGGCAGAAGCGGCGAGCGCAGCGGGTGGCGGCTGTAGCGCAGGATGGGGTTCCGCTCGTAGATCTGATCCACGACCTCCGGGTTCAGACTGTTCTCCTGCACGCAAAGCGTCAGCCGAGCAGAGTTTGCGTCTGGTGCAAATCAAACTTTTACTGCGCTTGCGTCGGGCGCCGTCACACGCGTTCATCGTGTGTGGCCACACATGAGCAAccaatcccccaaaaaaaaaagtctccagaaatgaagacattttcCTTCCTACATCAAATCGAAATCTTTTTCCCTTTCCCTCAAATGTGATCTCCTCCTTTGGAAATGCAATTCTTTCatcaaattaaatgtaaaaaagaaaaacggaaAGGTAAAAAGGGCCGCTGA harbors:
- the ift57 gene encoding intraflagellar transport protein 57 homolog, producing MADDDRGPGASHHGFVLMEALLDKLKILNCDHELLEKHKVKPLSRHFFVSSPHLPHNPGEQFYAFTVTAAWLINAAGRSFAAPQEDDEPGAAVADVLAELRALGVKVDFAPSKLKSGSGEHVCFVLNALAEHALKRRGFSFKRPKYPTETTEEESAMADHAELTLCQTDGVVEDDDDDDYEEEDENPPDLEPPTPRSTLKEAAPTKPEGILRTTVDAAAWNLEVERVLPVLKVTIRTDNKDWRVHVDQMHRHQDGIKSSLREAKGFLEKLQDDISRTLEKASSREKYVNKQLEGVIAQHGEARDKLSEVQERYRHASGGVAQRTRLLAELSEELEKVKQEMEERGSSVSDAAALVKIKQSVTKLKQETARMDVRAGVVRHVLLQAKLKRKSNLMSADATQTFA